In Symphalangus syndactylus isolate Jambi chromosome 6, NHGRI_mSymSyn1-v2.1_pri, whole genome shotgun sequence, a genomic segment contains:
- the DGAT2 gene encoding diacylglycerol O-acyltransferase 2 isoform X2, whose amino-acid sequence MKTLIAAYSGVLRGERQAEADRNQRSHGGPALSREGSGRWGVACSAILMYIFCTDCWLIAVLYFTWLVFDWNTPKKGGRRSQWVRNWAVWRYFRDYFPIQLVKTHNLLTTRNYIFGYHPHGIMGLGAFCNFSTEATEVSKKFPGIRPYLATLAGNFRMPVLREYLMSGGICPVSRDTIDYLLSKNGSGNAIIIVVGGAAESLSSMPGKNAVTLRNRKGFVKLALRHGADLVPIYSFGENEVYKQVIFEEGSWGRWVQKKFQKYIGFAPCIFHGRGLFSSDTWGLVPYSKPITTVVGEPITIPKLEHPTQQDIDLYHTMYMEALVKLFDKHKTKFGLLETEVLEVN is encoded by the exons ATGAAGACCCTCATAGCCGCCTACTCCGGCGTCCTGCGCGGGGAGCGTCAGGCCGAGGCTGACCGGAACCAGCGCTCTCACGGAGGACCTGCGCTGTCGCGCGAGGGATCTGGGAGATGGG GAGTGGCCTGCAGTGCCATCCTCATGTACATATTCTGCACCGATTGCTGGCTCATCGCTGTGCTCTACTTCACTTGGCTGGTGTTTGACTGGAACACACCCAAGAAAG GTGGCAGGAGGTCACAGTGGGTCCGAAACTGGGCTGTGTGGCGCTACTTTCGAGACTACTTCCCCATCCAG CTGGTGAAGACACACAACCTGCTGACCACCAGGAACTATATCTTTGGATACCACCCCCATGGTATCATGGGCCTGGGTGCCTTCTGCAACTTCAGCACAGAGGCCACAGAAGTGAGCAAGAAGTTCCCAGGCATACGGCCTTACCTGGCTACACTGGCAGGCAACTTCCGAATGCCTGTGTTGAGGGAGTACCTGATGTCTGGAG GTATCTGCCCTGTCAGCCGGGACACCATAGACTATTTGCTTTCAAAGAATGGGAGTGGCAATGCTATCATCATCGTGGTGGGGGGTGCGGCTGAGTCTCTGAGCTCCATGCCTGGCAAGAATGCAGTCACCCTGCGGAACCGCAAGGGCTTTGTGAAACTGGCCCTGCGTCATGG AGCCGACCTGGTTCCCATCTACTCCTTTGGAGAGAATGAAGTGTACAAGCAGGTGATCTTTGAGGAGGGCTCCTGGGGCCGATGGGTCCAGAAGAAGTTCCAGAAATACATTGGTTTCGCCCCATGCATCTTCCATGGTCGAGGCCTCTTCTCCTCCGACACCTGGGGGCTGGTGCCCTACTCCAAGCCCATTACCACTGTTG TGGGAGAGCCCATCACCATCCCCAAGCTGGAGCACCCAACCCAGCAAGACATCGACCTGTACCACACCATGTACATGGAGGCCCTGGTGAAGCTCTTCGACAAGCACAAGACCAAGTTCGGCCTCCTGGAGACTGAGGTCCTGGAGGTGAACTGA
- the DGAT2 gene encoding diacylglycerol O-acyltransferase 2 isoform X1 gives MKTLIAAYSGVLRGERQAEADRNQRSHGGPALSREGSGRWGTGSSILSALQDLFSVTWLNRSKVEKQLQVISVLQWVLSFLVLGVACSAILMYIFCTDCWLIAVLYFTWLVFDWNTPKKGGRRSQWVRNWAVWRYFRDYFPIQLVKTHNLLTTRNYIFGYHPHGIMGLGAFCNFSTEATEVSKKFPGIRPYLATLAGNFRMPVLREYLMSGGICPVSRDTIDYLLSKNGSGNAIIIVVGGAAESLSSMPGKNAVTLRNRKGFVKLALRHGADLVPIYSFGENEVYKQVIFEEGSWGRWVQKKFQKYIGFAPCIFHGRGLFSSDTWGLVPYSKPITTVVGEPITIPKLEHPTQQDIDLYHTMYMEALVKLFDKHKTKFGLLETEVLEVN, from the exons ATGAAGACCCTCATAGCCGCCTACTCCGGCGTCCTGCGCGGGGAGCGTCAGGCCGAGGCTGACCGGAACCAGCGCTCTCACGGAGGACCTGCGCTGTCGCGCGAGGGATCTGGGAGATGGG GCACTGGATCCAGCATCCTCTCCGCCCTCCAGGACCTCTTCTCCGTCACCTGGCTCAATAGGTCCAAGGTGGAAAAGCAGCTACAGGTCATCTCAGTGCTCCAGTGGGTCCTGTCCTTCCTTGTACTGG GAGTGGCCTGCAGTGCCATCCTCATGTACATATTCTGCACCGATTGCTGGCTCATCGCTGTGCTCTACTTCACTTGGCTGGTGTTTGACTGGAACACACCCAAGAAAG GTGGCAGGAGGTCACAGTGGGTCCGAAACTGGGCTGTGTGGCGCTACTTTCGAGACTACTTCCCCATCCAG CTGGTGAAGACACACAACCTGCTGACCACCAGGAACTATATCTTTGGATACCACCCCCATGGTATCATGGGCCTGGGTGCCTTCTGCAACTTCAGCACAGAGGCCACAGAAGTGAGCAAGAAGTTCCCAGGCATACGGCCTTACCTGGCTACACTGGCAGGCAACTTCCGAATGCCTGTGTTGAGGGAGTACCTGATGTCTGGAG GTATCTGCCCTGTCAGCCGGGACACCATAGACTATTTGCTTTCAAAGAATGGGAGTGGCAATGCTATCATCATCGTGGTGGGGGGTGCGGCTGAGTCTCTGAGCTCCATGCCTGGCAAGAATGCAGTCACCCTGCGGAACCGCAAGGGCTTTGTGAAACTGGCCCTGCGTCATGG AGCCGACCTGGTTCCCATCTACTCCTTTGGAGAGAATGAAGTGTACAAGCAGGTGATCTTTGAGGAGGGCTCCTGGGGCCGATGGGTCCAGAAGAAGTTCCAGAAATACATTGGTTTCGCCCCATGCATCTTCCATGGTCGAGGCCTCTTCTCCTCCGACACCTGGGGGCTGGTGCCCTACTCCAAGCCCATTACCACTGTTG TGGGAGAGCCCATCACCATCCCCAAGCTGGAGCACCCAACCCAGCAAGACATCGACCTGTACCACACCATGTACATGGAGGCCCTGGTGAAGCTCTTCGACAAGCACAAGACCAAGTTCGGCCTCCTGGAGACTGAGGTCCTGGAGGTGAACTGA